From Halomarina ordinaria:
GCCGGCGGATGGCGGAGGCGGTGTCGCCGCCGCCGACGATGGTGTAGTCGGCGGCCGTCGCCCCCTCGAAGAGCCCGCGCGTCCCGACGGCGAAGCGTTCCTCCTCGAAGACCCCCGCCGGACCGTTGAGGATACCCGTTCCGGCGTTCGCGAGCACGTCGCCGTAGGCCGCGACGGTCGCCGACCCGACGTCCATCGCCGGTTCCGGGACGGGGAGGTCCTCGACGCTCACCTCGACGCGCTCGCCGTCGCGCTCGACGGCCACGTCGAGGGGGACGTGGAGGCGGTCGCCGTACGTGTCGAGCAGCTCCTCGGCCTGGGCGAGGCGGTCGCCGGCCCGGTCCGTCAGTACGCGCGTGCTCTCGGGACCGAGGTCGACGCCGGTGGCGTGCAGGAAGGCGTTGCCCACGACGCCGGCGGTGAGGACGACGTCCGCGAGGCCCGATTCGAGGACGGTCGACGCCACCCCGATGGAGTCGTCGACCTTGGCGCCGCCGAGGCAGTAGACCCGCGGGGTCGGCGTGCTCGCGATGTCACCGAGCGCGTCGAGTTCGCGCTCCATCACCCGCCCCGCGTACCCGGGGAGGTGTTCGGGAAAGCCGACGATGGAGGGCTGCGAGCGGTGGGCGGCGGCGAAGGCGTCGTTGACGTAGGCGTCGAGGACCGGGGCGAGCCCGGCGACGAGGTGGGTGCTCGCGGCCTCGGCGGGGGGGAACTGCATGACCTCCTCGCTGTAGAAGCGCGTGTTCTCGAGGACGAGGACGCTCCCGTCGGCGAGCGACCGGACGCGCTCGCGGGCCGCAGCGGAGAACGTGGCGTCGACGTACTCGACGGGGGCGTCAAGCAGGGCGGAGAGGCGTTCGGCGTGGTCGGCCAGCGACGTGAAGTCGTCGCCGCCGGGACGACCCTGGTGGGCGAGGACGGCGACCCGCGCGCCGCGGGCGGCCAGTTCGTCGAGCGTCTCCACGTGCGCGCGCAGGCGGGAGTCGTCGTCGAGCGTCCCGTCCGGCGCGACCGGACTGTTGATGTCGACGCGCACCCCGACGGCGGCCCCCTCGGCGTCGAGGTCGTCGAGCGTCCGTATCATGCGCGAGTGTCCACGACGTCGGAGCAAAGGTGTTGTGCTCGACGGTCGGCCCTCCTCCTTCCACGCGCCCGGTCAATCGCCCGACACGACGGCCGTGAGCGTGCACCCGTTCCCCCGCCCGCGTCGACCGACCCGTCCTCGTTGGACGTGTATCAGAACTCTGGGGGGTCGCTTGTATTCTCCTCGGTAATCGAACGAAGAAATCGGACGCCTGGCGGGGGAAGGCGGGGTGCGGACGACCCGTTCGTCGATGTAAAGTGTGCGACACGGAGCGAAGGGTTATTTAACCCCTGCGTCCAGAGCTACCGCGTGACTAACACACATGGGCGTAAGTGACGCATATTCACGCGGACGGCGACTCGTCGTCGACCAGCCGGCGACGCTCGTCGTGACGGTTGTCGGTGTGCTGCTCCTGTTGGACCTCGTCGTCCAACTCGTGACCGGTGTCCTCCCGCCGACACGGCTGGCGCGCTACCTCTGGACCGGCCTGCGACTCGGCCTCATCTACGGCCTCGCGGGCATCGGGCTCTCGCTGACGTACAGCATCCTGAGCTTCGCGAACTTCGCCCACGGCGAGTACCTCACCGTCGGCGGGTTCTCCGGGTGGGCGGTGGCCTTCCTCGTCGGCGGCTACGGCGTCGCCGAACTCTCGGACCTCCTGCTCGTCCAGGCGAATCCGGGCGTCAGCATCACCAGCACGCCACTCGCCGTCGTCCTCGGCCTCGTCGGGGCCATCGTCGTCACGGTCTTGGTGGCGCTCGTCCTCGACCGACTCGTCTACCGGCCGATGCGCGGGGCCGACGGCATCTCGCTGCTCATCGCCAGCGTCGGGGTGGCGTTCATCCTCCGGTACCTCGTCGCGTTCGTCTTCGACGTGAACGTCCGCGGGGTGACCGGCGGAACGGTCTCCTACAACGTCGGCGGACTACCGATCAACGCCCACGACATCACGCTCGTCGCCGTGAGCGTCGTCCTCATGCTCGGCGTCCACGTCCTCCTCCAGCGGACGAAACTCGGCAAGGCGATGCGCGCGATGGCCGACAACAAGGACCTCGCGCGCGTGACCGGCATCCCCACGGAGCGCGTCATCCGGTGGACGTGGATGCTCGGCGCCGGCCTCGCGGGGGCGGCGGGCTATCTCGTCGTCCTCACGCGTGGCTCCATCATCTTCGACTTCGGCTGGATCCTCCTGCTGTTCATCTTCGCCGCCGTCATCCTCGGCGGCATCGGCTCGGTCTACGGCGCCATCGCCGGCGGCATCATCTTCGGCGTGGCGAGCAACGTCTCGCGGGTGTGGCTCACCGGGCCGTGGTCGGACCTCGCCGACCCCGTCGCGTTCCTCCTGCTCATCGTCATCCTGCTGGTACGCCCGCAGGGGCTCTTCGGGGGGGTGACGACCGCATGAGCGCCGACGTCCGCTCCCGACTCGCGGCCCTCGACCGGCCCGTGCGCGACGCGCTGATGGTCGCCGGCATGATGCTCGGGCTCTACGCCGTCTTCTGGGTCGTCGGCTCGACGCTCGGCTACGACGCCAGCGGCATCTTCAGCCTGTTCGCCACGCTGACGCTGTTCGTCGGCGTCTACGCGCTCGCCGTCCTCGCGCTCAACCTCCAGTGGGGATACGCCGGCCTGTTCAACATCGGCGTCGCCGGCTTCCTCGCCGTCGGGGCCTACTCCTTCGGGATGCTCTCGGGGTCGCCCACCGGGTCGCCGCCCGGCCTCGGCCTCCCGTTCGTCGTCGGCGTGGTGGGTGCGATGCTCGTCACCGCCTTCGTCGGGCTACTGACGGCGTTCCCGGCGCTTCGCCTGCGGGCCGACTACCTCGCCATCGCCACCCTCGCCCTCAGCGAGATCATCCGCCTGACGGTTCTCTCGCGGCCCGCCAGCGAGTTCACCGTCGGTGGCGTCACCCTCGGCACCGGCGGCGGCCAGGGCTACCGGAACTTCCCCGCCAACCCCGTCGACGGCCTCTTCGAGACGCCCGTCGGCGACGCCATCCTCGTCGCCGCAGACGGCATCTTCGGCGTGACCCGCCAGCCCGTCGTCGAGGACTTCGTCTACGCGCTCGTCGTCGTCTGTCTCGTGGGCGTCGTCTACTGGCTGCTCTCGCGGACGGCCAACTCCCCGTTCGGTCGGGTGCTGAAGGCCATCCGCGAGGACGAACTCGTCGCGAGTTCGCTGGGCAAGGACACCCGTATGTTCAAAGTGAAGGTGTTCATGTTCGGCTGTGCACTGATGGGCCTCTGTGGCGTCCTCTGGCAGGTGTACGGGCTGAACTCCGTCGTCCCCAACACCTTCCGCCCGGACATCACCTTCTACATCTTCATCGCGCTCATCATCGGCGGCTCCGGGTCGAACACGGGGAGCGTCCTCGGCGCGGGCCTGTTCGCCGGCGTCCTCTTCTTGCTCCCCCAGAACATCAACCGCCTGCTCGGCGAGGTCGGGTTCCTCCAGGGCATCTCCTCGCCGAACTCCTTCGCGGGCGCGGTCGGACCGCTCGCCTCGCTGGACGTGACGCCGTTCGTCGGCTACGTCCTCGGCAACATCGACGAACTGCGCTTCGTCGTCGTCGGCGTCCTGCTCATCTACCTGATGCAGCGCCGCCCGGAGGGGCTGCTCGGCCACCGCATCGAACCGGCGGCGGCCGTCGACCTCCGGACCCGCCCGGCTGACCATAGACCGACCGCCGCCGACGGCGGCGACAGCGACGGGGGTGACGACGATGAGTGACACCGGCCCGGCACAGCGCCCGCAGGCCGAGCAGGGGACCGACTCCGAGGTCGAGGCGGCCGCCAGACACACCCCACGGGGCCTCCCGTTGCGCGTCGAGAACCTCCGCAAGGAGTTCGGCGGCATCACCGCCGTCGACGGGGCGACGTTCGCCGTCGAGGCAGGGTCGCTGACGGGACTCATCGGCCCGAACGGCGCCGGCAAGTCGACGACGTTCAACTGCATCGCCGGCGTCCACACCCCGACGGCCGGGCACGTCTACTTCCAGGGCGAGGACATCACCGGCCTCCGGCCGGACCGCATCGCCAACCGCGGCCTCGTCCGAACGTTCCAGATCGCCCGCGAACTCCACGACATGACCGTCCTCGAGAACATGATGCTCGCGCCGCGCGGACAGGTCGGCGAGTCGCTGGCGCGGTCGGTGCTCCCCGGCCTGCGCGGGACCGTCGTCGAGCAGGAGCGCGACCTCTACGAGCGGGCGTGGGAGACCCTCGAGTTCTTCGAGATAGACCACCTCGCCTTCGAGTTCGCGGGCAACCTCTCGGGCGGCCAGCGCAAACTGCTGGAGATGGCGCGCGTACTGATGACCGACCCGCAGATGGTGCTGCTCGACGAACCGCTCGCGGGCGTCAACCCGACGCTCGAGAAGAAACTCCTCGAACGGATTCACGACCTGCGCGAGGAGGGCTACACGTTCCTCCTCGTCGAACACGACATGGACGTCATCATGAACAACTGCGAACACATCATCGTGATGCACCAGGGGAAGGTGCTCGCGGAGGGCGAAGCGACCGACATCAAGAACGACGACCGGGTCGTCGACGCCTACCTCGGTGAGACGATATGAGCGACAGCGACGCCGACCGCGAGGCGCCACCGTCCACCTCGCCCGCCGAGGCCGACGCCCCCGAGGAGGGCGAGCACGCGACGGCGACGACGGGAGCGCCCGTCGGCACCGCCGAACCCGACGACGGTCTGCTCGCGGTGCGGGACCTCGACGCGGGTTACGGCGACCTGCAGGTGCTCTCGGCCCTCGACCTCACGGTCCGGGCGGGCGAGTACGTCACCATCGTCGGCCCGAACGGCGCCGGCAAGTCCACTGCGATGAAGTCCGTCTTCGGCCTCACGACCCACATGGGCGGCACCGTCTCGTTCGACGGCCACGACATCGCCGGGTTGGTCCCCGAGGAGGTCATCCACTACGGCATCGGCTACGTCCCACAGAACGAGAACGTCTTCCCGACGCTCTCCGTCCAGGAGAACCTCGAGATGGGGGCGTACATCCTCGACGAGGTGCCACAGGACCGCCTCGAAGCCGTCTACGACCGCTTCCCCATCCTCCGCGAGCGCAAGTCCCAGAAGGGCGGGACGCTCTCGGGCGGTCAGCGCCAGATGCTCGCCATGGGCCGGGCGCTGATGCTCGACCCGCAACTGCTCTTGCTCGACGAGCCCTCCGCCGGCCTCGCGCCGGACCTCGTCGAGGAGATGTTCGACCGCATCGACGCCATCAACGAGGCGGGGACGGCCGTCCTGATGGTCGAGCAGAACGCGAAGGAGGCGCTCCGGCGCTGCGACCGCGGCTACGTCCTCGTCAGCGGGACCAACCGCTTCATGGACAGCGGCGAGGCGCTCCTGGCGGACGAGGACGTCAGACAGGAGTTCCTCGGCGGGTAGTCGCGTCGCGAAAGAAGTCTGTTCCCGAGGACTGGGTCAGCCGTCGAACTCGATGGTCTCGACGGTCTCGATGCCGCCGTCCGGGTTGAAGGCGAACAGTTCGTACACCGCCGTCTGCAGGTCGCCGTTGTCGTCGAACTCGAGGCTGCTGGAGGCACCCTGGTAGTTGATTTCGTCGCCGGCGCCGGCGGCCTCGAGGGCGTCGCCGAGCTGGTCGGGCGTGAACTCCTCGCCCTCCGGGTTGGCGACGGTCTGCATCTGTTCGGCGATGGCGGCGCCGTCCGCCTCGCCGGCCGCGGCCTGCGCGAGCAGGAGGACGGCCGTGGCGTCGTACGCCTGGGCGGTGAACACGCCGGGGGACCCGTCGTACTCCTCCTCCCACCGCTGGGTGAAGAAGTCGCGGCCGGGGCCGTCGGCGCTCGGCGCCGTCCCCTGGACGTTCGCCATCTCGTTGCCGACCTCCGTCGGGAGCGTCCCGTCGCGGAGGCCGTCGGTGACGAGCACGGGGAGGTCGGTGTCGAATCCGGAGTAGAAGTCACGGAACAGCTGGATACCGCTCTCGGGGTAGGCGATGACGAGCAGGAGGTCGGGGTCGTCCCCGAGCGCCTGCTGGAGCTGCGAGGAGTAGCTCGACTGGCCGGGCTGGAGCGAGACGGTCTGCTGGACCGTCCCGTCCTGCTCGCTCTCGAACGCCTCCGAGAACGTCTCGGAGAGCAGCTGCCCGTAGTCGTTGTTCACGAAGATGGTCGACGCCGTCGAGGCACCCTCGTCGGCCGCGACCTGCGCGAGCACCGGCCCCTGGATGTTGTCCGCCGGCGGCGTCCGGTAGACGAGCCCTTCGTCCTCGAGGTCGGTGATGTCCGGCGACGTACTCGCCGGGGAGCACATCGCGACCCCCTCGGGGACGAAGACCTGGTTCGCCACCTGGATGGTCACGGCGGAGGACGCCGCGCCGGTGACCGCCGGGAAGCCGGCGTTGACGAGCGACTCGGCGGCCGTCACCCCCTGGTTGGGGTCGGTCGCCGTGTCCTCGGTCTGGGAGTTGATAGTGTAGCTGGTGTCCGCGCTCTCCAGTTGCGTGACGGGGAGTTCGGCGCCGTTGGCGATGGGCTGGCCGAGCGTCCCGAGGTCGCCGGT
This genomic window contains:
- a CDS encoding branched-chain amino acid ABC transporter permease gives rise to the protein MSADVRSRLAALDRPVRDALMVAGMMLGLYAVFWVVGSTLGYDASGIFSLFATLTLFVGVYALAVLALNLQWGYAGLFNIGVAGFLAVGAYSFGMLSGSPTGSPPGLGLPFVVGVVGAMLVTAFVGLLTAFPALRLRADYLAIATLALSEIIRLTVLSRPASEFTVGGVTLGTGGGQGYRNFPANPVDGLFETPVGDAILVAADGIFGVTRQPVVEDFVYALVVVCLVGVVYWLLSRTANSPFGRVLKAIREDELVASSLGKDTRMFKVKVFMFGCALMGLCGVLWQVYGLNSVVPNTFRPDITFYIFIALIIGGSGSNTGSVLGAGLFAGVLFLLPQNINRLLGEVGFLQGISSPNSFAGAVGPLASLDVTPFVGYVLGNIDELRFVVVGVLLIYLMQRRPEGLLGHRIEPAAAVDLRTRPADHRPTAADGGDSDGGDDDE
- a CDS encoding ABC transporter ATP-binding protein, yielding MSDTGPAQRPQAEQGTDSEVEAAARHTPRGLPLRVENLRKEFGGITAVDGATFAVEAGSLTGLIGPNGAGKSTTFNCIAGVHTPTAGHVYFQGEDITGLRPDRIANRGLVRTFQIARELHDMTVLENMMLAPRGQVGESLARSVLPGLRGTVVEQERDLYERAWETLEFFEIDHLAFEFAGNLSGGQRKLLEMARVLMTDPQMVLLDEPLAGVNPTLEKKLLERIHDLREEGYTFLLVEHDMDVIMNNCEHIIVMHQGKVLAEGEATDIKNDDRVVDAYLGETI
- a CDS encoding phosphoglycerate kinase codes for the protein MIRTLDDLDAEGAAVGVRVDINSPVAPDGTLDDDSRLRAHVETLDELAARGARVAVLAHQGRPGGDDFTSLADHAERLSALLDAPVEYVDATFSAAARERVRSLADGSVLVLENTRFYSEEVMQFPPAEAASTHLVAGLAPVLDAYVNDAFAAAHRSQPSIVGFPEHLPGYAGRVMERELDALGDIASTPTPRVYCLGGAKVDDSIGVASTVLESGLADVVLTAGVVGNAFLHATGVDLGPESTRVLTDRAGDRLAQAEELLDTYGDRLHVPLDVAVERDGERVEVSVEDLPVPEPAMDVGSATVAAYGDVLANAGTGILNGPAGVFEEERFAVGTRGLFEGATAADYTIVGGGDTASAIRRLGLSGFDHVSTGGGAALAMLTGESLPAVEALR
- a CDS encoding ABC transporter substrate-binding protein, with protein sequence MRHGIKRRHFLKGAGVAGTALVAGCLGGDDGGNGGNGGGNGSGGNGSGGGGGGGGELSVGVLMPLTGDLGTLGQPIANGAELPVTQLESADTSYTINSQTEDTATDPNQGVTAAESLVNAGFPAVTGAASSAVTIQVANQVFVPEGVAMCSPASTSPDITDLEDEGLVYRTPPADNIQGPVLAQVAADEGASTASTIFVNNDYGQLLSETFSEAFESEQDGTVQQTVSLQPGQSSYSSQLQQALGDDPDLLLVIAYPESGIQLFRDFYSGFDTDLPVLVTDGLRDGTLPTEVGNEMANVQGTAPSADGPGRDFFTQRWEEEYDGSPGVFTAQAYDATAVLLLAQAAAGEADGAAIAEQMQTVANPEGEEFTPDQLGDALEAAGAGDEINYQGASSSLEFDDNGDLQTAVYELFAFNPDGGIETVETIEFDG
- a CDS encoding branched-chain amino acid ABC transporter permease; protein product: MGVSDAYSRGRRLVVDQPATLVVTVVGVLLLLDLVVQLVTGVLPPTRLARYLWTGLRLGLIYGLAGIGLSLTYSILSFANFAHGEYLTVGGFSGWAVAFLVGGYGVAELSDLLLVQANPGVSITSTPLAVVLGLVGAIVVTVLVALVLDRLVYRPMRGADGISLLIASVGVAFILRYLVAFVFDVNVRGVTGGTVSYNVGGLPINAHDITLVAVSVVLMLGVHVLLQRTKLGKAMRAMADNKDLARVTGIPTERVIRWTWMLGAGLAGAAGYLVVLTRGSIIFDFGWILLLFIFAAVILGGIGSVYGAIAGGIIFGVASNVSRVWLTGPWSDLADPVAFLLLIVILLVRPQGLFGGVTTA
- a CDS encoding ABC transporter ATP-binding protein — translated: MSDSDADREAPPSTSPAEADAPEEGEHATATTGAPVGTAEPDDGLLAVRDLDAGYGDLQVLSALDLTVRAGEYVTIVGPNGAGKSTAMKSVFGLTTHMGGTVSFDGHDIAGLVPEEVIHYGIGYVPQNENVFPTLSVQENLEMGAYILDEVPQDRLEAVYDRFPILRERKSQKGGTLSGGQRQMLAMGRALMLDPQLLLLDEPSAGLAPDLVEEMFDRIDAINEAGTAVLMVEQNAKEALRRCDRGYVLVSGTNRFMDSGEALLADEDVRQEFLGG